A region of the Exiguobacterium aurantiacum DSM 6208 genome:
CATTACTTATCAAACGAGCTGAGGAATCGGAACGATTGCTGAAAGAAAAGCTGTTGATTCGAAGGGCCGTCCATATTCCTCTCTATAAAGAAGTACTTCATATTATTTTTGGAAAAGATTCCAACTAAATCGGGTACAATAAGATTGATTCCTCAATCATCTGTTGAAGGAGACTTAATATGGTTACGTACTACTATCTAGGCTGGTTCAACAATTTCTTCCCAAATAATTTGGCCCATGCATTATCTCGAGACACGACGACTCGTCATTCGCTCGTGATGATCAGTTCGAATCCTGCCTCCACTTCAGTAAACGGGTTCACCGAACTGTCTTGGTTAGAGGATGCGGGAATTATATTTGACGAGTACCATCTAATCAATTACGAAGTAGGTCAGAAAGAGGCGAAACGCCGGATTAGTGAGGCTTCGATGATTTTTCTATTAGGTGGGGACACCGTAAAACAAAACATGTTTTTATATGAGTACGATTTATTAGAGTCGATTCAATCTAATGGTGGTATTGT
Encoded here:
- a CDS encoding Type 1 glutamine amidotransferase-like domain-containing protein, producing the protein MVTYYYLGWFNNFFPNNLAHALSRDTTTRHSLVMISSNPASTSVNGFTELSWLEDAGIIFDEYHLINYEVGQKEAKRRISEASMIFLLGGDTVKQNMFLYEYDLLESIQSNGGIVIGASAGAINMSSKWVCSPNLGYSTSATTIYNGLALHDFSVLSHFDLEHNMGVVKQELALLSEELPVYASNKDCAIRVQEKRIEIFGDVYLYSQRNMTKLTEGVHSVTDYPSPLQ